One genomic window of Bradyrhizobium sp. B124 includes the following:
- a CDS encoding isochorismatase family cysteine hydrolase gives MGYQCDIIEPARTVMIVVDMQNDFVAEGAKLRSAQAAAMVPRLAQTLKACRDKGIRVIYTAHVHRRDGSDMGLYDDLYSPIADRSSLVDGTEGVQIFNDLAPAPGEHVIKKHRYSAFFATDLDLILREWGITTVIISGTTTENCCHATARDAMFHNYKVVFLSDATGTFDYPDVGQGALSAEEVHRATLTILAFSTAHVMTAAEMLGRVKAGDGAAKAA, from the coding sequence ATGGGCTACCAGTGCGACATCATCGAACCGGCGCGAACCGTCATGATCGTGGTCGACATGCAGAACGATTTCGTGGCCGAGGGCGCCAAGCTGCGTTCGGCGCAGGCCGCCGCCATGGTGCCGCGGCTGGCGCAGACGCTGAAGGCCTGCCGCGACAAGGGCATCCGCGTCATCTACACCGCCCATGTGCATCGCCGCGACGGCAGCGACATGGGGCTCTATGACGATCTCTATTCGCCGATCGCCGATCGCTCGTCGCTGGTCGACGGCACCGAAGGCGTCCAGATCTTCAACGACCTTGCGCCCGCACCGGGCGAGCACGTCATCAAGAAGCACCGCTACAGCGCGTTCTTCGCCACCGACCTCGACCTCATCCTGCGCGAATGGGGCATCACGACGGTCATCATTTCGGGGACGACGACCGAGAACTGCTGCCACGCCACCGCGCGCGACGCCATGTTCCACAACTACAAGGTCGTGTTCCTGTCGGATGCGACGGGCACGTTCGACTATCCGGATGTCGGCCAGGGCGCCCTGTCCGCCGAAGAAGTGCACCGCGCCACGCTGACGATCCTCGCATTCTCGACCGCGCATGTGATGACGGCGGCCGAGATGCTGGGGCGAGTGAAGGCCGGTGATGGAGCTGCGAAGGCTGCATAG
- a CDS encoding nuclear transport factor 2 family protein, which translates to MPATATAGDESLKQQFEKVAATYADSFNKQNGAGIAALYAPGGMVVNATGSHTDIVQTYEGMFKAGFNHNEITVDEALPLGTDTAIATGEYHITGKNQNGEPLDVVGRWTGAYVNQGGNWKIRMVSAFPKAPPAK; encoded by the coding sequence ATGCCTGCGACCGCGACCGCTGGCGATGAAAGTCTGAAGCAACAGTTCGAGAAGGTCGCGGCAACCTATGCCGACAGCTTCAACAAGCAGAATGGTGCCGGAATCGCTGCGCTCTATGCGCCCGGCGGGATGGTGGTCAATGCGACCGGGTCACACACCGACATCGTCCAGACCTATGAGGGCATGTTCAAGGCCGGCTTCAACCACAATGAAATAACGGTGGACGAGGCCCTGCCGTTGGGAACCGATACGGCTATCGCGACGGGCGAATATCACATCACCGGCAAGAACCAGAATGGCGAGCCGCTTGATGTGGTTGGCCGCTGGACCGGGGCGTATGTCAACCAGGGCGGAAATTGGAAGATCCGGATGGTGTCGGCCTTCCCGAAGGCGCCTCCGGCGAAATAG
- a CDS encoding helix-turn-helix domain-containing protein, producing MQIPDHIVVAQTLVAPGDSFDRWHHVTCREFSLTECRRVADEAFQAAISIRHFGPLAINDIWSSTPAADRIRVMRSASDVRRDPRDYFMLWLTLRGEVSFAQGGREVRMRRGDLMLHDQAQPFTLEFAPSARSIMVSIPRPLLLARLPDAQRLTARRVGNASKVGALAGSLIRRLTRLDDEAGPAAIRLGASVLDIFATTLQTELTDDVPQRGDERLARVKAYIVANLDDPELDLDTIATAQNMAPRTLNRLFAREGTTPIRWLWQQRLAGAYQALAERRFSHVTDAALSFGFSDVSHFSRAFKAAFGRSPHQVMG from the coding sequence ATGCAGATCCCAGATCACATAGTTGTCGCGCAAACGCTTGTCGCGCCGGGTGACAGCTTTGACCGCTGGCATCACGTCACCTGCCGCGAATTCTCGCTGACCGAATGCCGCCGCGTCGCGGACGAGGCATTTCAGGCAGCGATCTCGATCCGCCATTTCGGGCCGCTCGCGATCAACGACATCTGGTCGTCGACACCGGCTGCCGACCGCATCCGGGTGATGCGCAGCGCGAGCGATGTCCGAAGGGACCCGCGCGATTATTTCATGCTGTGGCTCACCTTGCGCGGCGAGGTCAGCTTCGCGCAAGGCGGACGCGAGGTGCGCATGCGCCGGGGCGATCTCATGCTGCATGACCAGGCGCAGCCGTTCACGCTGGAATTCGCCCCGAGTGCGCGTTCGATCATGGTGTCGATCCCGCGGCCGCTGCTGCTCGCGCGTCTGCCGGATGCGCAGCGGTTGACGGCACGGCGGGTCGGCAACGCTTCGAAAGTGGGCGCGCTGGCGGGATCGTTGATCCGTCGGCTGACGCGCCTCGATGACGAGGCCGGGCCTGCTGCGATAAGGCTTGGCGCCTCAGTGCTCGATATCTTCGCGACCACGCTGCAGACCGAGCTGACGGACGACGTGCCGCAGCGCGGCGACGAACGGCTGGCGCGGGTCAAGGCTTATATCGTGGCTAATCTCGACGATCCCGAGCTCGATCTTGATACGATCGCCACCGCGCAGAACATGGCGCCGCGCACGCTCAATCGCCTGTTCGCGCGCGAAGGCACGACGCCGATCCGCTGGCTGTGGCAGCAGCGCCTCGCCGGCGCCTATCAGGCGCTGGCCGAACGGCGCTTCAGCCATGTCACCGATGCGGCGCTCAGCTTCGGCTTCAGCGACGTCTCGCATTTCAGCCGCGCCTTCAAGGCCGCGTTCGGCCGCTCGCCGCATCAGGTGATGGGCTGA
- a CDS encoding ABC transporter substrate-binding protein — protein sequence MRGFGVGRFGIGLALALACAAGSARAEISDNVVRVGVLNDISGIFQDTNGMGSVEAARMAAEDFNGGGKGIKVEIVYADHQNKADVGSAIARKWLDVEGVDAIVDVPNSAVGLAINTVLRDSRMTFLASSTASSDLTGKACSPNTIQWVNDAWATGNTTAAAMMQRGGKDWYFVTVDYALGKGIEAEATNYIEKLGGKVLGSSKHPLGTSDFASFLLQAQNSKAKVIGLANAGGDTINAVKQAAEFGIQEGGQTMVAFLLFVNDVHGMGLKVAQGLQLLEAFYWDMNDDTRAFAKRFAARPGMNGKMPSGNQAGVYASTLAYLNAVAATGSDDAKVVVPQMKTFKGKDRLFGETTIRQDGRVIHPMYLFEVKKPEESKYPYDYYKLIATIPADQAFRPLADGGCALVK from the coding sequence ATGAGGGGCTTTGGGGTTGGGCGATTTGGGATCGGACTTGCGCTGGCATTGGCCTGCGCCGCGGGCAGCGCGCGTGCGGAGATTTCCGACAATGTCGTGCGCGTCGGCGTGCTCAACGACATTTCCGGCATCTTCCAGGACACCAACGGCATGGGCTCGGTGGAAGCCGCGCGGATGGCGGCGGAAGATTTCAACGGCGGCGGCAAGGGCATCAAGGTCGAGATCGTCTATGCCGATCACCAGAACAAGGCTGACGTTGGATCCGCGATCGCGCGCAAATGGCTCGATGTCGAAGGCGTCGACGCCATCGTCGACGTGCCGAACTCGGCGGTCGGGCTCGCCATCAACACCGTGTTGCGCGACTCCAGGATGACGTTCCTGGCGTCGTCGACCGCAAGCTCCGACCTCACCGGCAAGGCCTGCTCGCCGAACACCATTCAATGGGTCAACGACGCCTGGGCGACCGGCAACACCACCGCGGCCGCGATGATGCAGCGCGGCGGCAAGGACTGGTACTTTGTGACCGTCGACTACGCACTCGGCAAGGGCATCGAAGCTGAGGCGACGAACTACATCGAGAAGCTCGGCGGCAAGGTGCTGGGATCGAGCAAGCATCCGCTCGGCACGTCGGACTTCGCGTCCTTCCTGCTGCAGGCGCAGAACTCGAAAGCAAAGGTGATCGGGCTCGCCAATGCCGGCGGCGACACCATCAACGCGGTGAAGCAGGCGGCCGAGTTCGGCATTCAGGAGGGCGGCCAGACCATGGTGGCGTTCCTGCTGTTCGTGAACGACGTCCACGGCATGGGCCTGAAGGTCGCGCAGGGCCTGCAACTGCTCGAGGCCTTTTACTGGGACATGAACGACGACACCCGCGCGTTCGCAAAACGCTTCGCCGCACGGCCCGGCATGAACGGCAAGATGCCGAGCGGCAACCAGGCCGGCGTCTATGCCTCGACGCTCGCCTATCTCAACGCGGTTGCCGCGACCGGCAGCGACGACGCCAAGGTCGTGGTGCCGCAGATGAAGACCTTCAAGGGCAAGGACAGGCTGTTCGGCGAGACCACGATCCGCCAGGACGGCCGCGTCATCCACCCGATGTACCTGTTCGAGGTGAAGAAGCCGGAGGAGTCGAAGTATCCCTACGACTACTACAAGCTGATCGCGACCATCCCGGCCGATCAGGCCTTCCGGCCGCTGGCCGACGGCGGCTGCGCGCTGGTGAAGTGA